In Clostridium thermosuccinogenes, the genomic stretch CATATCTGCCCCCAGGGATTTTAAAACAACTGCTGCAGTATATGGGTCGGTGCCCATCAATGTCCTTCCATTGGCTTCAAAGGCAACAGAGCATATAACAGGCAGATCCGTCTCTTCCTTCGCTGCCAGGAGGGCCGCTCTCAATTCGGCTATATCGGTAAAGGTCTCGAAATTGATCAAATCGACACCGCCGTCAGCTACTGCTCTTACCTGTTCCTTAAACAAATCATAAGCTTTTTCAAAGGTTAATTCTCCTGAAGGCTCAAAAAGCTTACCAATAGGACCGATGGATGCTGCGACAAATCCATCCTTTCCCATAACCTCGCGGGCAAGCCTCGCCCCTTCATAGTTTAACTCATAGGTTTTATCCGCCAGGGAATACTGCTCAAGTTTCAGACGGTTTCCTTGGAATGTATTGGTCTGTATTACATCGGACCCGGCTTCTTTATACATACTGTATATTTTTTTTACCACGTCACTGTGCTCTATATTCCATAGCTCCGGGCACTCTCCTCCGCTCATGCCGAATTTTTGCAGCATAGTGCCCTTTGACCCGTCATAAATAAGTACCTTTTTACCTGCAAGCGTCAGAAAATCCTTCAAATCCATCATCTCCCCGTAAAAAATCCATATCTCCAATCAACTTTTTTTGAACTGTTAAGTATTTAATCAATCGATTCAGACCGATTTAGAGCATGTTCCTCTAGCATTTATTGAATTTTGCAGCGCTCCTATTATATAAACAGCATGCTGCAAGCCCCGTATCGCTTTTACCCTTTATTGAGTTTTTGCAACTTACTTTTATTATATCGCTTTGCGCATTGTGTGTAAAAATCCTCACAATACAAAAAAACTTCTACCCCTACTATAAAATAAAGGAGAAGTGTAATTATATTAATATTATATTTAAAAGAAAGAAGTGTCAATACAGGTTATTTTTGCATACGGAGGACTTCGGTAAAGGAAAAGTATATGATAAAGCTGGTCCCATCAGCTTTTTATATTATGTTTGAAGGCATATATGGCAGCCTGGGTTCTATCTGCCACCTTTAGCTTTTTAAATATGTTGGACACATGGTTTTTTACAGTTTTCTCGCTTATGTAAAGATGCTTTGCTATCTCCTTGTTTATCATGCCTTCCGCTATAAGCTCCAGGACCTCTTTCTCCCTTGAAGTAAGATTGTTTTCTTCGCATTTTTCTTTTTCATTCAGGGTGATTCTGTTAAATTCTTTTACCAGTTCTTTTGTCATGCTCGCCTGAATATATGATTGTCCGGCATAGACATTTCTAATTGCATCTATCAACACATCAGGCTCGGCATCTTTAAGGACATAACCTTCAGCACCCATCTGTATCGTTTTGAACAGGTATTCCCTATCTTCATGGACGGTTAAAACAATTATTTTAGATGGGTTCTTTTCCTGTTTTAATGTGTTAATAGCCTGCAGTCCGTTTATGCCCGGCATATTTATGTCCATCAAAATAACATCCGGCTTTAATTCCCTTGCAAGCTTTATTGCTTCATCTCCGTTTGAAGCCTGGGCTACAACAAAAATATCCTTTTCCAGCTCCAGGATTTGCTTTAACCCCTGTCTGATAATAGAATGGTCATCAGCTAACAAAACACTAATTTTGCTCATTCATATCCTCCTCCTTCTGAACTAAAGGTAATACTATATTTATCCGAGTACCGATGCCTGATCTTGAACTGATATGCATTTCACCCCCAAGGAGTTCGACCCTTTCTCTCATGCTTACAAGTCCAAATCCACCGTTTATGTCCTCGCCGTATTTTTTCAAACTATCCTGATCAAAACCTTTACCATCGTCATAAATGTTCAGTTTTAAACAATCTTCATAAAAATCAATATTTATTGCCGCATTTCTTGCTTGTGAGTGCTTTCTTATGTTGCTGACGGCTTCCTGTATTATTCTGAAAGTGGTAAGAGATATGATTGATTTTACATTCTCATTTTTTCCCCTAGCCTTGAAAACTACATTTATGCCTGTTTCATCCTCAAAGGTTGCGATATATCTTTGCAAAGTAGGTACTAAACCGAGATCGTCCAGGGACATTGGCCTTAAGTCATATATGATCCTTCTAACATCCCGGAGACTGCCTCTTACAACATCCTTCAGGCTTCTAAGCTCCTCCTTCGCCTTTTCGATATCCACGTCAATTAATTTTTCGCAGATTTCAGCTTTTAACACGACATTGGACATCGATTGAGCCGGGCCATCATGGATCTCCCTGGCTACTCTTTTTCTTTCTTCTTCCTGGGACTTTATTATCTTAAAACCAATATACTGCTTTTGTTTGATATCTTCAAGCTGTAAGCTTAACTCCTGAAGATCGCCTGTTAAATATCCGAGTACAGCGGCTACCTGAGTGATCAGCCTTTCTGCCTTTTCTACGGTCTTATAGGCTTCTTTTATTCTAACTTCCAGATAATTGCGTCTCTTGACCAGATATTGCTCCTGCTCGCGTTTCACAGCTAGCTCTATACGAAGATTATCGGCTTTTTCATAAGCCTGCTTGAGTTCTTCCTGTGAAAACTTATGAAAATTCTTGTTAACATACATTAACTTTCTTTTGCTTTCTTGCAATTCAATCTCTATTTCTGCCACCTTTTTTACAAGTTCCTTCACCTGCTCCTTAAGCTGACGCATTTCACTTTCCAGAGCTTTGCACTCATTTCTTGCACTTTCTGCGATGTCAAAGATTTCAGATTTGCTATTGTTTATTGCTTCTATAGTTCTTTTTATTATGCTGTCCAGCTTATTAAAGTCAAGTTTAGTATTGCTCACCAGTGTTTCCCCCACAATTTTTAATATAATTATGCGGTCATCTTTTGAAGTCAATATATATATTTATATCATTAATGAGTGAAAAAAGAAATGGAATATCTAATATTTTACTTTCTGTTGAAAGTATTACAGCAAGGGTACTACAGCATAATTAGACATATTCTATGTGTGGGCGACAATTCCTCTGTAATAATTTTCCATAGGATTACTATTTGAATTTTTCGACAAAAAAATATTATATAAATTGTTGACAAGTTCATCCTTTGCTCTTATAATAATAAAGTGTTCAAAAGCGCGCCATTAGCTCAGTTGGTAGAGCACCTGACTCTTAATCAGGGTGTCCCGGGTTCGAGTCCCTGATGGCGCACCAAAAAAGCCCTTTTAGACAAAAGGGCTTTTTTTATGATTTTACATTGCTTTATTATTAAATTTAAATTCCTTCAAAATTTATTATTTGCTAAATCATCATTTGGCAGCATTTATCCTATCCTATTAAAACTCGTCGTCTGAGTACAGATCTCCACCCTCCATTATCTGATCATATATATGCGCTATCTCATCATATACTTCGTAATTGGAATTTTCTTCATTGTTTAAAAATTCTTCCAAATCCGATATGTCAGTAATCTCCATAGGGTAATCGGTATCTTCCAAAAGTTCATTTATTTTCTCAAACATAGAATTAAGATCCATACTAACCCTCCTTAAAAACTTGTTTCAGTCATAATATTATGAGTAAACCCCAGGATATTATTCATATAAATTATAGCGCAGTTAAAATTCTCCTCTGTTTCTATAGTTGACAGATGCAAATTGATAAAGCAAGGAGGGACATCCCTTTCGCCTTTTAAAAACAATGGACTCAGATGCCAAAATATCATTTCTGTCATAAAAATTGCGGTAACAATTAGGACAACTTGTGGTAAAATTAGTTTGTTGACTTTATATATGAAAATACATGGAAATAAATATGAATGCGAAATAACGAAATTTCATTATGAGTTTTATGTCTTGGATTTATGGGAGATAGACATTAAATAAGCTGTGCATAATTGCAAAAGGTATTTCTTAGCGAAAATTTGAAGCATCAAAATGAATCCATATTTAGCAAGCAAAATACGCAGTGATCACATAAATATGATATGTGTAAGGAATATTAAAATATACCGATGGTATGGGAGATGACGCCATGAAAAAAACAGCCACTGTAGAAGAGCAGCTAAAAAAAATGAAGAAACGCTTCTTTATTTTGCTGACCTTTTTTATTCTCTTTCTGACTGTTGTGGGAATATACATATACCTGAATTATGATTACTTGGCTTTTAAGCACTTGATCTCCCAGAATTACATATATACCGACACCCTTGATGAAATCTTTAAAAAAGAGCTTAAGAGAGATGTCAATGGAAAATATTATTCCTATTTCGACAACCTCGTGATTTCTGTAGTGACGAAATATATTCAAAGCGCCAACAATGACAGATATACCTA encodes the following:
- a CDS encoding response regulator, whose amino-acid sequence is MSKISVLLADDHSIIRQGLKQILELEKDIFVVAQASNGDEAIKLARELKPDVILMDINMPGINGLQAINTLKQEKNPSKIIVLTVHEDREYLFKTIQMGAEGYVLKDAEPDVLIDAIRNVYAGQSYIQASMTKELVKEFNRITLNEKEKCEENNLTSREKEVLELIAEGMINKEIAKHLYISEKTVKNHVSNIFKKLKVADRTQAAIYAFKHNIKS
- a CDS encoding sensor histidine kinase, which codes for MSNTKLDFNKLDSIIKRTIEAINNSKSEIFDIAESARNECKALESEMRQLKEQVKELVKKVAEIEIELQESKRKLMYVNKNFHKFSQEELKQAYEKADNLRIELAVKREQEQYLVKRRNYLEVRIKEAYKTVEKAERLITQVAAVLGYLTGDLQELSLQLEDIKQKQYIGFKIIKSQEEERKRVAREIHDGPAQSMSNVVLKAEICEKLIDVDIEKAKEELRSLKDVVRGSLRDVRRIIYDLRPMSLDDLGLVPTLQRYIATFEDETGINVVFKARGKNENVKSIISLTTFRIIQEAVSNIRKHSQARNAAINIDFYEDCLKLNIYDDGKGFDQDSLKKYGEDINGGFGLVSMRERVELLGGEMHISSRSGIGTRINIVLPLVQKEEDMNEQN